The nucleotide sequence TATACTTATTTATTGACCGCTCATATTATAACATGAAAATTAATATGACTGATATTTTAAAATCTACTATCTCTCATTTACGTAATGCATATTgctcattcatattataaatttgtTGATCGCTCATAAAGTAACAATTCTCATCGACACAAGTAAGTCAGTAGCCCCACGAAAGTTGATCTTTCGTTTTGAGAAGTAATCTTGCTAGCTAGTTGGCTAGTTAATCCCACAAATTGCCCAAAAAAATAGTTCTTTAGCATGATTGGTGAACAAGATATTTTATAGGCGGCAGCTACAATATACCAAACACACCTACAAACAAGTACAAAGATGGATAATTGCTAAGCTAATCCTAacctcatatatatataatgagttTGGATTTAAAGTGACCTAATCAGAATTCTAGTTTTCCAGAATGCGTACAATCACATTATCATATGGTGTTAGTAGGAGCGCGTTTGAGACCGGGTCTTTAAAAATGCATATACGTTCATGAACATTTTtagcaaaaacaaattaaaacttttTTAGCCAAGTGCAAGTAGAAATACTTTCGAATGTCATAAAAcacttttagtcatttaaaaaacaatataaatacATGTTAATTCATGTGCTATGATATGCATGAgcaatataattaatatatcatcaattatatatatatatatatatatatatgcatgtatgcatgtatgcatgtgtatgtgtgtgtgtgtgtgtgtgtaggaaGCCCTTAGAGAAAggatccttatttttttttttataaaaatggagattagttgtggggtccacATCACATCGAATTTTAACGATTCGAACCGTCTATTTATCAAGTtgaacgaatactttgttatataagaaacaatgaaatatgATGTTGATAATTATATAGGTCAATGGTTTcagattaaattgaatttttgtaatgatgatctatgaatcgagacttacaaaatgaACGGTTCGGACCGTTGTGATTTGATGTGGAGTGGGTTCTACACCTAatccccttcttttttttcaaaaaaaaaataaaaatcccttTGCATAAATGACCTATATATACTCTTTTATGGTCATATAAATAGATTAATAACTCCATACAACTGTGTAAAATCACTCAGAAAAGTATAGCTAACTAATTGCGAGTATCtaattaatttcttcttgttaACTTCACTCCCTAATTTCTCTCCTAACTCATAGCTATATTTCCACTCAAACACGCCCACATGTACAAGCATGCCAAAAATTAACTCAGTCTACGACCGACCCACATCACACGCCTTCAACCCTTGAATTACTGCCTCATATGCTCTCACACATCACACGCAGCAACCCAGCAACCCAGCTAGCTGACAAccaacttctctctctctctctctctcgtcttccccccaccccccaccccTCGTCGTTTTTCACTATATAACAACCAACAACCCCATTTCCTATAAATGCCCCCCTTTGTCCCTTAACGCGTAACTTTTCATTTATAGAGGGCGGTGGTGCATAAACACGTCGTTTGTGTTTATTTGTGACCTGTAACACGTATTCAATACGAACACCTAAAACTTGTCGTATGGCCGCTGCAGGAGCTGCCGCGGACGGGCTGTTCCGGTGCGTGTACGAGGGTTGCTTATCAGAATTGGATATTGGAGTGGAGCGGCGCCCGTACCACCGCAACTGTGGCTGTGCCCTACACAACAAGTCACGTAACAAGCAATGTACCCACGGAGGGCCTAAGAGTAAGAAAGTGTCCTATCCGCTGAGGCGGGCTTGGAGCGAAGGGAACTTGGCTTTGGTGGCTTCAGCCGGTTCTTCTGTGCACTCCTCGCCGTCTTCCTCGCCGGCTAAGCACCACCATGTGATCGGGCGGCTACATCAGCGGCGGCAGTCGCATCAACAATTGGATACTTTGTgcgatgaggaggaggaggaggaggaggatgaggaggagatTGTTCTCTTCAAGGTTTGATGTATGTTTGTGATTTGATCAGTACAGTAAGTGTACTTTGTTTGATCAATAATTATGGGATAATCAAGTTTTGTAATTAAATCTAATTTTGAGTTTACTCAGAGAGGTTTGTAAGTTTTTCTGATCATCATCATATCAGTGCCATTTTTTTTATCTGGCAATCATCGTATTTTGGTTAAGAACATGCACTCTTTCTGTTTTGAACTCACTAAACAGAATATTGGATTCTAATTTGTTTCTATCCAGCTTTGTCAATTTCACTCCAAATTTGCAGTTTTAGACTGCAAATATGAAATCTTGGATCCCCTTCTTCCTTACTCTCCTTCAATACCCAATTTGGGGATCTAGCTAGATTGTGGGTTGAGCTATTGAAGAAGAACTTTGGCAGAGCTGTCTTTTATATTGGAGGGAATCAACGTGGGATCGAGAGTGACCAAAATATAACATAACAGGTCACATGTTTTTGTTAGATGGTGTCAGACAAATTACATTGCTGGGTAACCCTTCTCAAGATGTTGATAATTGGAGCCGGTGCCAAAAGCATACAAGtatatggaatttttttttgacTTCTTACTTGTAACATTCagttcaacaaataaatcgtaAGCGGACATATGTGTATAATATACTTACATATGTATTAAACTGTGACTTGCAAATAAACCTTTTTCAGATACATTTGGAGATTCTTCGATCTAGATTAAACAATGCATTGGAATTTGGAGAGCCGTTAACATAACGAAAGATTAAACCTGTAATTTTCAGTCTTTGAGTGTGTTTAATTACCAAATAGTTAATAAAACCAATACATTATACAATACAATTCAAACACCAACTGGCGTAttttaagagaaattttttaatgtgccaAGAACATTACTCAGTACGCTAAATatcataatataattaatttgattttttttaataaatttctcATCAATTATAATATTACAGTTAGTGTACCGATTGCAATAACCCTGCACACTAAAAATCTCTATAGGCTGGATGGGATGTTTAGTCGGCTGCACCACCATGTTCAACAAATTCTAAAACaacttttattaaatattactagcatttgcctacacaccttatgtgtatgaacacatttttttagaaaatgagaaagaaagatggagagagggagagggaacgTGAGAGGAGttggaggtttttgtttttggtttttggtttttttattttaaatattaaagatattttaacatcatctGTAGGcgaggtttcaataaaaatagtaaaatttggacatgtgaaattacattattggccatcattttttttgtatgaTAGAAAACTAAGTTATCTTTTCACcgtattttggttgacaaagataatttcattaattaataaagataacaaaaataggaaaaagaaaatggacaaACAGAATAAATGACGCACAAAGTGAAATACCATCCATGTTCTCATGTCCCTCCGTCTATGCTTCCCAATCTGTCATTTTAATATACCTAATTAGAAAGAGGAAAATAATTTCCGCACTCTAGGTTTTCTCTCTgtactcttttttttgtttttttagtcgttaaattaaataaattgattcatcGAAAGATACAAGGCACctaaataaagaaataatattgATGAATGAGGTATTTTTCTCAATCCACTGTTTTTCGAGTTCAAATTTAACTATCTTCTTAGGAATGGTTGGGGttgcttaaatttttttaaaagtaactTCTTAAAAAAGTTGGGGTcttatttgtgtttggtaaGTGAAAGCAGCTTCTTAAAAATTATGAGTCCAAAACAACATAACGCAGAAGCAGCTCTAtacatgcttctaaaaaaacaTAGGCAGGTGAACAATATTAACTTTCATATTGACAATTCtaccttgaattttttttttttttcactaaaagcacttttttttCACAGCTGTTTAGTCTCTCAGAAAAGCataaacaatttaaaataataataataataataaaagcacAACAACCCAAACCGATCTTTAATGTAACTTAGAATAGTAATATCagttgtaataaaaataaaataaaaggaagatCAAAAGAACAAAAGGGGAGTTTAGAAATCATTTTCCATTTAGAAAATGTTATCTTGTTCTTGCCGAATGAATATAAGTATTAGGAATATTCACTGTCGACATTGAAGATGGCTACCACATAAGAATATGTGTTTGGATCCGATTTTACACTATCGGTCCGAGTAATCGAGACCGTTGAATGACAAAGTGGTTGAAATAGTTTTCAATTATTATCAAGAAATAATGTTATGattttaatcatgatattatctcttaataatatattaaattatttaaacctaATATTTGTCTAAATCCCCATTGATTTGAACATATGTGATATTGGGATACACACGGCAATGAAGCATGCAAGGACGGGATTGTGCATGCATACAACCACAATTGGATGAATGTATGTGTGAGTTAATGCGACAAGGTGATAGGCTTGTGGATGTGACAAGCCTAGGTGTTGTTTTGGTTGAAAAgtcatggataatgataaaggACCTTGAGATTTTGTCAGATGGATTTTGATAGAGAATGGTCTCTTAAAGTGATTAGGTTGTGTTGCAGATAAAATGCAATTTAGTATGCATACACGGTTGCACCTGGACTAACATGGTGGAAAAAGAGAAGTTTCAGTTGGAATAGGATGCTTTCATTTGGTGAGATTACGTATGCGaaaatgtatatttattttttcaagggAAATTAGGAGATAGCCTTTATCATATATTAGAGATATTTGATAGCCAAGATGATTAGACACCAGTTCTGAAGTGATGTTCGACAGAGTTTGAGTTACAAAGGGACTCTACACGATTATCTAGCCGTGCCAAGCAAGTATTttagccctataaatacaaatGCAATGGCAACGGAAaaaggacctccaattcaacacacaactaccctgcgcaaacctctcaaacatcttgagatttttttattttctttttccgccaacacatcttcagtttggataaacaacagtgtgaaggcaaccggctaacatcttcagtttggataaacagcattgttgccgtagaatcagctgacCGAGGAgaacctttagtttggataaacagcaatgcgtcgaggtcgactgattatctatccaagtctcggtcgagaaggatttttgaatccttattggcagaggtcatctcattagccatctcggcgaagtgaggtgttactggttactacattcgacacattgaaagccgaatttgatattgaacttcgcagaactggcagccttgtcttcaggctcgagaacccaaagaccgagacGTGTTCCTCCTCAGttgcagtcgcaagataaagaagtcagcaacgcgctcaacgcaacatcaaaaaattttactcctcggccgacgagttggcatgccccgcatacaattgaaggacgtagttagctcattagttacttaGCCTGCACgtcacgtaggctttgtaatttttaggatcaacaataTGACACGAAAAGAGATAGTTTTGTGGTTGTACACCGTACACACTCCAAATGAGACAacaagttacaaaaaaaaaaaaaaaaaaaatccatcatCATACATTATCTCTTCCAATTGCAGAGGAGATAATTGCTTTTTAGGgcgggtatattcatttgtttaGTATAACATTTATCACGTGACCGAGGCATGTCTGGTAATAGCGAAGTCTTTGCTCGCTTGCAGGTGTTTATAAGCAACTCAACCAAGAAAAGTGTACATTTTCAATTTGTTAGTGCGAAGTACAAACTATAAGCTACCAATACGCATGCCTTGGTTCCAAAGCTCACAGGCCTTGCCAAAACTAAAACTCAAAGAAGTGGTGCTACGAGGAAACATACCATAGGCAAAAGCGTCAAGTATGAGATTTTACACAGAGATGTGGAGAACACAAAGGACTACCAAAGTTTCTGTCTATATTCTGTTTGAGACTGAATTACACATTAATGGAAGGAGAGACCTTACATGAACTTATACATAAGTTGAGTTACTCCCCATATGTTTTCACCTTTTCACATGACCCGAAAACACGAGGAAAATAGATTAGAATTAGAAGGAAAGTTCGAATTAAAGTAGGATTAAAAACTTTTGAGATTACTAAATGTGTAATTTTCGTGTAAAATTCCAACATCCAGGCGAAGTTTCTAATAGCTTTAAGGGCGAGTCCATGTCCATCCCATTAAGGCAATAATTGCCCCATCAATTGGGCCACATCAGTTATTGCGTTAGTGAATAGTAATTGCACGAGTGCATTTCAAGTTTCAACTCCGTAAAGAATTTACGTTTCTACAGATATGTGATATCGAAAGTTACTGTGAGAAGTTCACTTACAGATTTAAGTTATAACATAGCTGCATTATGTTATCAATTTATTACAAAAGATAAAGTCACGATCGAATTTTCAAATTCTTATCGCACAATGCAACAACACGACATGGAGTCTCGATCCACAGAATGAATTGCCAATACCATATCAGAACATTGTTTCTCAAAATAAATGGCACCAGGCAGTCAAGATTCGAGATTACAAGGCCGGGATATACAAAAATGACCATGAAAAGGATTGAAGCAGTAAAACGGATTGAAGCAGATAGTGTTTGCTACCTTACTGATGGTGGTTATTAGTTATTTTCAAGTAATGACAACTCCGATAAGGTAAAGTTGAGGCAAAAACGCGAGAGCGAGAGAGGAGGGAGACAGTGACACCATATTTTACGTCCTAAAGTTACTATTCTACaaggacgagagagagagagaacggcGACGCCGTGCTAAAACGGAGATGTTGTCGCGTAGAAACAATCAACTAACTCACACTCATAACAATAGGATTGGTAACAAGATTAGTTAAAAGACGTCATTATGGAGAAAACGATGTTAAAGTCGTAGAAACAGTCAACTAAGCTTAAGTAAGAAAGTCGTTTTGTCtaaactctccctctctctctagagCATGTGTTCGAGAAGCTGattttttcaagaaaaaccAAAAGCTGCCTTGTTGAATAACTACTTTGACAAGGCCTCATGAAAAACAAAAGCTGAAAAAGAATAATGCTTTCCCAAGAACCACCACCATTGCTAAGTTTCTCTTGAGTTCAACGGGGTAACGAAACTAACAAAACTTCTACTCTTGGTTACTCCTACACTTCCGTGAAGAAACACCCCTCCGCGTTCTATATAAACATGTAACAGAAGCACTTCAAAGACACACATATGTAGAAAAAGGAAGCACactttttcaaaaatttaattGGCACATACATACTTACACTTGCGTTTTCACTAAAACTTAGGAGAGGAGAGGTGGGAGGGATGATCCTTGGGATAGCGGCAATGATGCTTCAATGCGTGATTGAAGTCAGTTTATCAATTCAGGACATGGAGATTGAGAACAGGCCATACCACCGCAATTGCAGCTGCGCGCTGCACAACTTGAAGGGTATTTGCTCTTGCCCTCCAAAAACGATTGTTTCATTCCCCAAGAAACAGCCTTGTTGTTCTCGGTGGCTCATCAATATGGAACAAAGAAGACCCAAAGGTGCTGTATCATGTCACGGACAAGATTTAGAGAGCTTGACACTGAGAGCAACAAGGAAAAGGTCAGCAACTGAGAAGTAAcatctttcatttatttgtttcgCTCTATGTCTAGACATCAAGGTCACCTGGAGAGCTTGAGATAAAATCGTCTGGAAAGAGGCATTTGTTTGTTTGAATCCTCCCAATTCCAAGCCCCCCACCCCAAAGAAACACCTTTCTTTTCTCGTATCATGTCAGACTTTCATTTACGCCACAAATTGCACACAAAGAATACTACTTGTACAACAACCTAGCcttatttcactaagtggggtTAGCTGAATGAATCGTAGAATGTCACTGCACTCGGTCTTGTGCCAAGTTTTTCGTTAGCTACAAGTACTCCATATCTTTTCTTATAATCTCTTTATGAGTCTTCCATTAGCTACAAGTACTTCGTTTATACAGCTAAACTCTATAGACTCTACACCAAGTTGGTAAGTCA is from Pyrus communis chromosome 10, drPyrComm1.1, whole genome shotgun sequence and encodes:
- the LOC137746850 gene encoding uncharacterized protein, coding for MAAAGAAADGLFRCVYEGCLSELDIGVERRPYHRNCGCALHNKSRNKQCTHGGPKSKKVSYPLRRAWSEGNLALVASAGSSVHSSPSSSPAKHHHVIGRLHQRRQSHQQLDTLCDEEEEEEEDEEEIVLFKIHLEILRSRLNNALEFGEPLT